Proteins co-encoded in one Negativicutes bacterium genomic window:
- a CDS encoding RNA polymerase subunit sigma-70, with amino-acid sequence MTTDQKKIITEMRRLGCTYASIAETLSISESTIKTYCRRTRLTDNTEKTVLVCKQCGKPIKVKNKHRARQFCSDQCRAAWWYANRGSKPRTEYQLICSNCSQPFVSIGNKARKYCSHQCYIAARFGGNSHE; translated from the coding sequence ATGACAACCGATCAGAAAAAAATAATAACCGAAATGCGAAGACTGGGTTGCACCTACGCGAGTATTGCAGAGACGCTCTCAATTTCGGAAAGTACGATAAAAACTTACTGCCGTCGTACTCGGCTTACTGACAATACTGAAAAAACAGTTCTTGTTTGCAAACAGTGTGGCAAACCAATCAAGGTGAAGAACAAACACAGAGCGCGTCAGTTCTGCTCAGACCAGTGTCGTGCGGCATGGTGGTATGCCAATCGTGGCAGCAAGCCCAGAACGGAATATCAACTGATATGCTCGAACTGCAGTCAGCCCTTCGTGAGCATCGGAAACAAGGCTCGGAAGTACTGCTCTCATCAGTGCTATATTGCCGCCCGGTTCGGAGGTAACAGCCATGAATGA
- a CDS encoding recombinase family protein — protein sequence MQKIIKKVAHPPKLERKKRVAAYARVSSGKDAMLHSLSSQVAYYSTLIQKHGDWEYAGVYADEAMTGTKESRDEFQRLLADCRAGCIDLILTKSISRFARNTVTLLETVRELKLLEVDVFLEEQNIHTQSSEGELMMTILASYAQEESLSASENQKWRIKRNFEAGKPWDCTILGYRAKDGVFEIVPEEAETVRLVFKWYLDGFGRQAIANRLNELGIPTRFEKSWHQDTIRKMLRNEKYTGDLLLQKTFRTDHLTKQTRINHGELPMYHVQDAHEPIIDRATFDAVQQELVRRAESVHVKPGSSTAFTGKIRCGLCGKKYRRKTTHTGIAWVCATYNTKGKKYCSSKQIPEETLKAVTAKVLGCDLFDEDAFAERIAFVSALPNNTLEFTFTDGHSENATWQDRSRSESWTAERRQAAAEKTRKRSEKKCQEQ from the coding sequence ATGCAAAAAATAATCAAAAAGGTGGCGCATCCGCCGAAGTTAGAGCGAAAAAAGCGTGTCGCCGCCTACGCCCGCGTGTCCAGCGGCAAGGACGCGATGCTTCATTCGCTCTCATCGCAAGTCGCGTATTACAGCACGCTGATACAGAAGCACGGCGACTGGGAATATGCCGGTGTGTACGCTGACGAGGCGATGACCGGCACCAAGGAAAGCCGCGACGAGTTTCAAAGGCTGCTTGCCGACTGCCGCGCCGGATGTATTGATCTGATACTTACCAAGTCCATCTCCCGCTTCGCTCGAAACACGGTCACTCTGCTGGAAACCGTGCGAGAGCTGAAACTACTGGAGGTGGATGTTTTTTTAGAGGAGCAGAACATTCACACACAGAGCAGCGAGGGTGAGCTGATGATGACCATTCTCGCGTCCTACGCACAGGAGGAAAGCCTGTCGGCAAGCGAAAATCAGAAATGGCGCATCAAGCGCAATTTCGAAGCCGGAAAGCCGTGGGATTGCACGATTCTCGGATACCGGGCAAAGGACGGTGTTTTCGAGATTGTGCCGGAGGAAGCGGAAACAGTGCGGCTGGTGTTCAAGTGGTATCTTGATGGGTTTGGCAGACAGGCAATCGCCAACCGGCTCAATGAGTTGGGGATTCCTACACGCTTTGAAAAGAGCTGGCATCAGGACACAATCCGAAAAATGCTCCGAAATGAAAAATACACTGGTGACCTGCTTCTGCAGAAGACGTTCCGCACCGACCACCTGACAAAGCAGACTCGCATAAATCACGGCGAGCTTCCTATGTACCATGTTCAGGACGCACACGAGCCAATCATCGACAGGGCGACTTTCGATGCGGTTCAACAAGAACTTGTCAGACGAGCAGAGAGCGTCCATGTAAAACCCGGTTCGTCTACGGCTTTCACCGGTAAGATACGTTGCGGCCTCTGCGGGAAAAAGTATCGGCGCAAGACGACGCATACCGGCATCGCTTGGGTCTGCGCCACATACAACACAAAAGGGAAAAAATACTGCTCTTCCAAGCAGATACCGGAAGAAACGCTCAAAGCCGTGACTGCCAAGGTACTCGGTTGTGATTTATTTGATGAGGATGCATTTGCGGAGCGCATTGCTTTTGTCTCCGCGCTACCGAACAATACTCTGGAGTTTACTTTCACAGACGGACATTCGGAAAACGCCACATGGCAAGACCGCTCACGCTCTGAGAGCTGGACTGCGGAAAGGCGTCAGGCAGCGGCAGAGAAAACGAGGAAAAGGAGTGAAAAGAAATGCCAAGAGCAGTAA
- a CDS encoding recombinase family protein yields MPRAVTMIPATINRFTALSTTSVTRRKVAGYARVSTDSEEQQTSYEAQVDYYTHYIQSREDWEFVGVYTDEGISATNTKHRDGFKKMVKDALAGKIDLIVTKSVSRFARNTVDSLTTVRKLKEHGTEIYFEKENIFTFDSKGELLITIMSSLAQEESRSISENVTWGQRKRFADGKVSMPYKQFLGYEKGEDGMPVVNEEEAAIVRLIYRLFLEGKTPAGICRYLEQQGIPTPSGKQKWSQTTVDSILSNEKYKGDALLQKKFTVDFLMKKMKTNEGEVPQYYVEHSHEAIIVPLEWDMVQAEIARRRSLGRAYSGNSVFSSKLVCGDCGGFFGQKVWHSNDPYRKVIWRCNSKFKGETKCATPHLDTETIQRKFLIAYNRLMADREGVISDCALMRRVLSDTTALDAELDNLNEEITVVSELVKTCVKENASTAQSQEEYAKKYNGLLARYEKATARLTEVTAEKEHKHDQDRELRLFIEELKKQPLVLEEWDERLWISILDRATVFRDGRIAFKFKSSREIEVER; encoded by the coding sequence ATGCCAAGAGCAGTAACGATGATACCAGCCACAATAAACCGCTTTACGGCGCTGTCGACGACTTCGGTGACGAGACGCAAGGTTGCTGGCTACGCCCGCGTGTCTACTGACAGCGAGGAACAGCAAACCAGCTATGAGGCACAGGTGGATTATTACACCCATTACATTCAATCCCGTGAGGATTGGGAGTTCGTTGGGGTTTATACCGATGAAGGAATTTCGGCGACCAACACCAAGCACCGCGACGGCTTCAAGAAGATGGTCAAGGACGCGCTTGCCGGTAAGATTGACCTTATCGTCACGAAATCGGTCAGCCGATTTGCCCGTAATACGGTTGACAGCCTTACGACCGTCCGCAAGCTGAAGGAGCACGGCACAGAGATTTATTTTGAAAAGGAAAACATCTTCACCTTCGACAGCAAGGGAGAACTTCTTATAACCATCATGTCCTCACTGGCGCAGGAAGAAAGCCGGAGCATTTCGGAGAACGTCACGTGGGGCCAGCGGAAACGCTTCGCCGACGGAAAGGTCAGTATGCCATATAAGCAGTTTCTCGGCTATGAAAAAGGAGAGGACGGGATGCCTGTTGTCAACGAAGAGGAAGCCGCCATTGTCCGGCTTATCTACAGGCTTTTCCTTGAGGGTAAAACGCCAGCGGGGATTTGCCGATACTTAGAACAACAGGGTATTCCAACGCCCTCCGGCAAGCAAAAATGGAGCCAGACCACGGTGGACAGTATTCTCTCAAACGAGAAGTACAAGGGCGACGCGCTTCTACAGAAGAAATTCACAGTGGATTTTCTGATGAAAAAGATGAAGACCAACGAGGGCGAAGTGCCTCAGTATTATGTGGAGCACAGCCATGAAGCCATTATAGTGCCGCTGGAATGGGACATGGTGCAGGCGGAAATAGCGCGGCGTAGGTCGCTCGGTAGAGCCTACAGCGGCAACAGCGTGTTCTCGTCCAAGCTGGTCTGCGGTGACTGCGGTGGCTTCTTTGGTCAAAAGGTGTGGCACTCAAACGACCCGTACCGCAAGGTGATCTGGCGCTGCAACAGCAAGTTCAAGGGCGAGACGAAATGCGCCACGCCTCATCTGGACACGGAAACCATCCAGCGAAAGTTCCTGATAGCCTACAATCGCCTGATGGCAGACCGCGAGGGTGTTATCTCGGATTGTGCTTTGATGCGGCGAGTGCTTTCTGACACTACGGCGCTGGACGCAGAGCTCGACAACTTGAACGAGGAAATCACGGTCGTGTCGGAGCTGGTCAAGACCTGTGTCAAGGAGAATGCTTCAACGGCACAGTCGCAGGAGGAATACGCAAAGAAGTACAACGGCCTGCTTGCCCGCTACGAGAAAGCGACGGCGCGGCTTACGGAGGTAACTGCTGAGAAAGAGCATAAGCACGACCAAGACCGTGAGCTTCGGCTGTTCATCGAGGAGTTAAAGAAACAGCCCCTCGTCCTCGAAGAATGGGACGAAAGGCTGTGGATTTCAATTCTCGACCGAGCGACAGTATTCCGGGACGGCAGGATCGCGTTCAAGTTTAAAAGCAGCAGAGAGATTGAGGTGGAGCGTTGA
- a CDS encoding MFS transporter yields the protein MENNKKKKLSKAMLFILLFGIVSLFSDMTHEGASSIRGAYLSLLGASAGTIGFISGLGELIGYSMRYVFGKLTDKTKQYWPMTVVGYILDVLAVPALALVGEHGWIAACALLVIQRMGKAIKKPAKDTIMSFAASQEGVGKSFGIQEVLDQIGAFLGPVLLYLVMLFKTDGSTFEVYSTCFAVLAIPGAITISLLLVTKHKFPNPEHFEPEPKEYIPFKMKKEFILYIAGISLFAFGFIDYSIIIMHVSNTYTNLASGLAETTSLVNSGTLPLLYAGAMLVDAVAALFFGLMYDKKGVKALVWSTIISAPFAIFVFGLHSVPTVLLGIALWGVGMGAQESILKAAVTNMVPKASRATGYGIFECSFGVFWFLGSWLMGVLYDVSIPAMIVVSVATQLMAIPLYLGSSRLNRSI from the coding sequence ATGGAAAATAATAAAAAGAAAAAGCTTTCGAAGGCAATGCTGTTTATACTATTGTTTGGCATTGTCAGCCTTTTTTCGGATATGACGCATGAAGGAGCATCCAGCATCCGGGGCGCGTATCTCTCCCTGCTGGGTGCATCTGCAGGAACAATTGGCTTTATCTCCGGATTGGGGGAACTCATTGGCTACTCCATGCGATATGTGTTCGGCAAGCTCACCGACAAAACAAAGCAATACTGGCCTATGACCGTTGTTGGGTACATACTGGATGTGCTGGCCGTTCCCGCCCTTGCGCTTGTTGGTGAGCACGGATGGATTGCCGCCTGTGCTCTGCTGGTTATCCAGCGCATGGGCAAGGCCATAAAAAAACCGGCGAAGGACACCATCATGTCTTTTGCCGCCTCGCAGGAAGGTGTGGGAAAGAGTTTCGGCATTCAGGAGGTACTCGACCAGATCGGCGCGTTCCTTGGACCGGTACTGCTCTATCTCGTCATGCTGTTCAAGACGGATGGCTCGACCTTTGAGGTGTATTCCACCTGTTTCGCGGTACTTGCGATTCCGGGTGCAATTACCATTAGCCTACTGCTCGTGACGAAGCATAAATTCCCGAATCCAGAACACTTTGAACCAGAACCAAAGGAATATATCCCATTCAAGATGAAGAAGGAGTTTATTCTATATATCGCCGGTATCAGTCTGTTCGCATTCGGCTTTATTGACTACTCTATTATTATCATGCATGTATCAAATACCTATACCAATCTTGCATCCGGCCTTGCCGAAACGACGTCGCTTGTAAACAGCGGGACGCTGCCTCTGCTCTATGCGGGCGCCATGCTGGTAGATGCGGTGGCTGCTCTGTTTTTCGGGCTCATGTACGATAAAAAAGGTGTCAAAGCACTGGTATGGTCAACAATTATTTCCGCTCCTTTTGCGATCTTTGTATTCGGCTTACATTCCGTTCCTACGGTGCTGCTGGGCATCGCCCTCTGGGGCGTGGGCATGGGCGCACAGGAGTCTATCCTAAAAGCCGCAGTGACGAATATGGTCCCCAAGGCCAGCAGAGCTACAGGCTATGGCATTTTTGAGTGCTCCTTCGGGGTGTTCTGGTTCCTTGGAAGCTGGCTTATGGGTGTACTGTATGATGTAAGCATACCGGCAATGATTGTGGTGTCCGTTGCCACCCAGCTTATGGCAATTCCGCTGTATTTGGGTTCATCAAGACTTAACCGCAGTATTTAA
- a CDS encoding MarR family winged helix-turn-helix transcriptional regulator — MDITKRQITKIAREVSKFTIRTLREDGIGTAEFDVIHAIRKNPGITQAGVCKIVGIDKGAVARQTANLEAKGYLIRKENPADGRSQLLFPTEKAESLKNSKAHIESLFYEWLTGVLSDQEREEFAGLLDILYLRCKTESKADFSEMQDIVKRECQNGK; from the coding sequence ATGGACATTACAAAAAGACAGATCACTAAAATCGCGCGGGAAGTCAGCAAATTCACTATCCGCACCTTGCGGGAAGATGGTATCGGCACGGCAGAGTTTGATGTGATCCATGCCATCCGAAAAAATCCCGGCATCACACAGGCAGGCGTGTGCAAAATCGTGGGGATCGATAAAGGAGCTGTTGCACGCCAGACGGCGAATCTGGAGGCTAAGGGATATCTAATTCGAAAAGAGAATCCCGCCGATGGCCGCAGCCAGCTTCTGTTCCCAACCGAAAAAGCGGAGAGTCTCAAAAACTCAAAGGCGCATATCGAGTCGTTGTTTTATGAATGGTTGACGGGGGTGCTGTCAGATCAAGAGCGCGAGGAATTTGCTGGATTACTTGATATTCTGTATCTGCGCTGCAAGACAGAAAGCAAAGCTGATTTTTCTGAGATGCAGGATATTGTGAAGAGAGAGTGTCAAAATGGAAAATAA
- the feoB gene encoding ferrous iron transport protein B, translating into MSDHFTFALVGNQNCGKTTLFNQLTGSNQHVGNFPGVTVEQKSGGIKGYKKTKVVDLPGIYSLSPYTTEEIVTRDFLLDEKPDCIINIADATNLERNLYLTLQLLDLQIPMVLALNMMDEVRASGHYIDFMQLSDALGIEVIPISAMKNQGVAELIDRMMETAAKKIKPRHLDFCSGELHKAIHAICHLIESKAEAAGVAVRFAAAKLVEGDELMEKRLALTPSELEILQRIVEEAEHNLGMDREAAVIDLRYQFIEQLCARTLKHPGQTKEQIRSEKIDRLLTHRYFGIPIFFLFMILIFWITFGPIGSYFVEIFALVIDGITGSFDARLTRFVVNPILHSLLIDGVFAGVGSVLGFLPIILILFFLLSILEDTGYMARVAFMMDQFMRKVGLSGRSIVPMLMGFGCSVPAIMATRTLPGDRDRKITMLLTPFLSCSAKVPIYAIFSAAFFPAQQALVMITLYLGGVLMAILSGFLLKSTVMKGDLMPFVLELPAYRLPNAKSVAFNLYEKAKDFMTRAFTVIFLGTIVIWFLQSFDLRFNWITDSNTSILAGFGRSLAPLFAPLGFADWRAATALLAGLTAKEAVVSTLAILTGVREVSQVSVALPQIFTPLSAFSFLVFTLLYSPCIAALSAVRREWGSWRGMVIAFLYQTGIAWLAAYFVFQVGSLIL; encoded by the coding sequence ATGAGCGATCATTTCACTTTTGCTTTGGTTGGCAACCAGAATTGCGGCAAGACCACTCTCTTTAATCAATTGACCGGCAGTAACCAGCATGTCGGCAATTTCCCTGGTGTAACGGTGGAACAAAAATCCGGCGGCATCAAGGGTTATAAAAAAACGAAAGTTGTGGATTTACCGGGTATTTATTCGCTTTCTCCTTATACAACAGAAGAGATCGTGACCAGAGATTTTCTTCTGGATGAAAAACCGGACTGTATCATTAATATCGCCGATGCAACCAACTTAGAGCGGAATTTGTATCTGACGCTGCAGTTGCTGGATTTACAAATACCGATGGTCTTGGCGTTGAATATGATGGATGAAGTGCGGGCCAGTGGTCACTATATCGATTTTATGCAATTATCAGATGCATTAGGCATCGAAGTAATCCCGATTTCCGCAATGAAAAACCAAGGCGTAGCCGAACTGATCGATCGCATGATGGAAACGGCGGCAAAGAAGATTAAACCGCGGCATTTGGATTTTTGCAGCGGGGAATTACATAAGGCAATCCATGCGATCTGTCATCTGATTGAAAGCAAAGCGGAAGCAGCCGGCGTGGCTGTGCGTTTTGCGGCAGCCAAATTGGTGGAAGGCGACGAGCTGATGGAAAAACGTCTGGCTTTGACACCTTCAGAATTAGAAATCTTGCAGCGCATTGTGGAAGAAGCGGAACACAATCTGGGTATGGATCGGGAAGCCGCTGTGATTGATCTGCGTTATCAATTCATCGAACAGCTCTGCGCCAGAACCCTGAAACATCCGGGTCAAACCAAAGAGCAAATTCGCTCAGAAAAAATAGACCGCTTGCTGACTCACCGCTACTTTGGCATCCCAATTTTTTTCTTATTTATGATCTTGATTTTCTGGATCACCTTTGGTCCGATCGGCAGCTATTTTGTCGAGATTTTTGCTTTGGTTATTGACGGAATCACGGGTAGTTTCGATGCCCGGCTGACTCGTTTTGTTGTTAATCCGATTCTGCATTCTCTCTTAATCGATGGTGTATTTGCCGGTGTGGGCAGTGTACTGGGGTTCCTGCCGATCATTCTGATTCTCTTCTTTTTGCTGTCGATCCTGGAAGATACCGGCTACATGGCGCGCGTCGCCTTTATGATGGATCAGTTTATGCGTAAAGTTGGGCTTTCCGGCCGCTCGATTGTCCCTATGCTGATGGGGTTTGGCTGTTCTGTGCCGGCTATTATGGCTACCCGCACCTTGCCCGGTGATAGAGACCGCAAGATCACGATGCTGCTGACTCCGTTTTTATCCTGCAGTGCCAAAGTACCGATTTATGCAATTTTTTCGGCGGCCTTTTTTCCGGCGCAGCAAGCCCTGGTCATGATCACACTCTATCTTGGTGGCGTGCTGATGGCAATTTTGTCCGGATTTTTACTGAAATCCACGGTGATGAAAGGAGATTTAATGCCTTTCGTCCTGGAACTGCCGGCTTATCGGCTGCCGAATGCCAAAAGCGTAGCCTTTAATCTTTACGAGAAAGCCAAGGATTTCATGACGCGCGCTTTTACCGTGATTTTTCTGGGGACCATTGTGATCTGGTTTTTGCAAAGTTTTGATTTACGCTTCAATTGGATTACCGACAGTAATACCAGTATCCTGGCGGGGTTCGGCAGAAGTTTGGCGCCGCTTTTTGCTCCCTTGGGTTTTGCGGATTGGCGCGCGGCGACTGCCCTCTTAGCCGGTTTGACGGCAAAAGAAGCCGTGGTAAGTACATTGGCAATTCTGACCGGCGTGCGTGAGGTGAGTCAGGTTTCTGTTGCCTTACCGCAAATATTTACACCGCTTTCGGCATTCTCGTTTTTGGTTTTCACTCTGCTTTATTCACCCTGCATTGCCGCTTTATCCGCGGTTCGGCGGGAATGGGGCAGCTGGCGGGGCATGGTGATCGCCTTTTTGTATCAGACTGGGATCGCCTGGTTAGCGGCATACTTTGTTTTTCAGGTTGGCTCTCTGATTCTTTGA
- a CDS encoding ferrous iron transport protein A — translation MTLAQISVGHGARIQQVGGSGALRRRLLEMGLTPKTKVTIRKVAPLGDPLELSLRGYSLTLRKEDAALIEVEAANA, via the coding sequence ATGACCTTAGCACAGATTTCAGTAGGACACGGGGCCAGAATTCAGCAGGTTGGTGGCAGCGGCGCATTGCGGCGCAGGCTTTTGGAAATGGGACTGACACCAAAGACAAAAGTAACGATACGAAAAGTTGCTCCTTTGGGAGATCCTCTGGAATTGAGTCTGCGTGGTTATAGCTTAACCCTGCGAAAAGAAGACGCCGCTCTGATTGAGGTGGAGGCGGCAAACGCATGA
- a CDS encoding 4Fe-4S binding protein translates to MAYKINKDCIACGSCIPECPVDAISEGNPYVIDPDKCIDCGACNNICPVGAPQPE, encoded by the coding sequence ATGGCTTACAAGATTAATAAAGACTGTATAGCATGTGGTAGCTGCATACCGGAATGTCCCGTCGATGCGATTTCGGAAGGGAACCCCTACGTAATCGATCCGGATAAATGCATTGACTGCGGTGCATGCAACAACATTTGCCCGGTAGGTGCTCCTCAACCGGAGTAA
- a CDS encoding NAD-dependent malic enzyme produces MSLRDDALALHAKYRGKISIQSKVAVNNILDLSLAYTPGVAEPCKEIYANKELVYTYTNKGNTVAVISDGTAVLGLGDIGPEAGLPVMEGKCILFKRFADIDAVPIMLNSKNVDEIVQTVKIIAPSFGGINLEDISSPRCFEIERRLKAELNIPVFHDDQHGTAVIVLSAVLNATRLIGKELSNCTVVINGAGAAGTAVGRLILKAGVRNLLMVDRHGILNVGDPKNNPAQDELASITNRLHQTGDLKEALKGADIFIGVSAGNIADRSMIAGMNKDAIVFAMANPTPEIFPEEAKAGGARVVGTGRSDYPNQVNNSLCFPGIFRGALDANATTINEAMKLAAAYAIAGLIAQEDLRDDYIIVGPFDPRVCQTIATAVADAARATGVIRKS; encoded by the coding sequence ATGAGTTTACGAGATGATGCTTTGGCCTTACATGCCAAATACAGAGGAAAAATATCCATTCAGAGTAAAGTAGCGGTTAACAATATTTTGGATTTGAGTTTAGCTTATACACCCGGCGTAGCGGAACCCTGTAAAGAAATATACGCGAATAAGGAATTGGTTTATACTTATACCAACAAAGGCAATACGGTTGCGGTTATTTCGGATGGTACCGCCGTCTTGGGTTTGGGAGATATCGGTCCGGAAGCCGGCTTACCGGTTATGGAAGGCAAATGTATTCTTTTCAAACGTTTTGCGGATATCGATGCTGTGCCAATTATGCTGAACAGTAAGAATGTTGATGAGATCGTACAAACCGTTAAAATCATCGCTCCCTCCTTTGGCGGGATTAATTTAGAAGATATTTCCTCTCCCCGTTGTTTTGAAATCGAACGCCGCTTAAAAGCGGAACTGAACATTCCTGTGTTTCATGATGATCAGCATGGGACCGCAGTAATTGTTCTGTCGGCTGTGCTGAATGCGACCCGTCTGATCGGCAAAGAGTTAAGCAATTGCACCGTCGTGATCAATGGCGCCGGTGCCGCCGGCACGGCAGTTGGCCGTTTGATTCTCAAAGCAGGCGTTCGGAATCTGCTGATGGTAGACCGTCATGGTATTCTGAATGTGGGCGATCCAAAAAATAACCCTGCGCAGGATGAATTGGCCTCCATCACCAACCGGCTGCATCAAACCGGAGATTTGAAGGAAGCGCTCAAAGGCGCTGATATTTTCATTGGTGTCTCTGCCGGCAATATTGCTGACCGGTCGATGATTGCCGGTATGAACAAGGACGCCATTGTCTTTGCCATGGCCAACCCTACACCGGAGATTTTCCCGGAGGAGGCAAAAGCCGGCGGTGCGCGGGTAGTGGGAACCGGCCGCTCCGATTATCCCAACCAAGTCAATAATTCGCTTTGTTTCCCCGGTATTTTCCGCGGCGCTCTCGATGCCAATGCCACCACCATCAATGAGGCAATGAAACTGGCGGCAGCTTATGCCATTGCCGGTCTGATCGCTCAGGAAGATCTGCGCGATGATTACATCATTGTTGGTCCTTTTGATCCGCGTGTCTGTCAAACGATTGCCACTGCGGTAGCCGACGCAGCCAGAGCCACCGGAGTCATCCGAAAATCATAA
- a CDS encoding DMT family transporter: MSHAAPPKATVLLAVFFTAFSSIFVRLTTAPALIISFYRMLFAVMMITPYVFIHYRREILQMKRGSFLLCIASGICLALHFATWIASLSMTTVAASTVLVSCSPMIVAAVECLLQQKRPSRALLLGLTLAFCGTLLIAANGSGNLSFSGNLLALTGGFFVAFYFLLGVRVQETASLWTYIFLVYLSAAVTLGLLVTLTQTAFRGYPTSDYLLFAAMAFFCSVLGHTVYNWLLPFHGATLISLSTLCEPVFASLLAYFILREIPPLLTLMGGFLILAGITFYLLKKN, translated from the coding sequence TTGAGTCACGCTGCCCCACCCAAAGCGACCGTGCTGCTCGCTGTGTTTTTTACCGCCTTCTCCTCCATTTTCGTTCGGTTAACCACGGCGCCTGCTTTGATCATTTCCTTTTACCGTATGCTGTTTGCCGTAATGATGATCACGCCTTATGTTTTCATCCATTATCGCAGAGAGATTTTGCAGATGAAAAGAGGCAGTTTTCTCTTATGTATCGCCTCCGGCATCTGTCTGGCACTGCATTTTGCCACCTGGATTGCTTCGCTGTCAATGACGACTGTTGCCGCTTCCACCGTCCTCGTCTCCTGCAGTCCGATGATCGTTGCCGCTGTCGAATGCCTGCTGCAGCAAAAACGTCCCAGCCGGGCTTTATTGCTCGGTTTGACGCTTGCCTTCTGCGGTACGTTGCTGATCGCGGCAAATGGCAGCGGCAATCTCAGTTTCAGCGGCAACTTATTGGCTTTGACCGGTGGCTTTTTTGTTGCCTTTTATTTTCTGTTGGGCGTCCGCGTTCAGGAGACCGCTTCGCTCTGGACTTATATTTTTCTCGTTTACCTCAGTGCGGCAGTCACGCTGGGACTGCTTGTCACCCTCACACAGACTGCTTTTCGCGGTTATCCAACAAGCGATTATTTACTTTTCGCCGCGATGGCTTTCTTTTGCTCTGTTCTGGGTCATACCGTTTATAACTGGTTGCTGCCCTTTCACGGTGCAACGCTGATCTCGCTCTCCACCCTTTGTGAGCCGGTGTTTGCCAGTCTGCTCGCTTATTTCATTCTGCGGGAAATACCGCCCTTGCTTACCCTCATGGGCGGATTCCTGATCCTCGCAGGCATCACCTTCTATCTTCTGAAAAAAAACTAA
- the rsfS gene encoding ribosome silencing factor, with product MYSSKELALSVVQWAEAKKAKNPVVLDVTTTSTFADYFVICHASNKIQVVAIAEHIADQAEEIYALPVYHKEGMSEGSWVLLDMNDVIVHIFDEETREFYNLERLWHDSPRVELVPETKQ from the coding sequence ATGTATTCCAGTAAAGAATTAGCTCTGTCGGTTGTTCAATGGGCTGAAGCAAAAAAAGCCAAAAACCCGGTTGTGCTTGATGTGACAACCACCAGTACGTTTGCCGATTATTTCGTGATTTGTCACGCCAGCAACAAAATTCAGGTGGTAGCAATTGCCGAACATATTGCAGACCAGGCGGAAGAGATTTATGCCCTGCCTGTCTATCATAAAGAAGGTATGAGCGAAGGCAGTTGGGTACTCCTGGATATGAATGATGTGATCGTGCATATTTTTGATGAAGAGACGCGGGAATTTTATAACCTGGAACGTCTCTGGCACGATTCACCGCGTGTAGAATTGGTACCGGAAACAAAACAATAA